Proteins from a single region of Haloplanus sp. GDY1:
- a CDS encoding TrkH family potassium uptake protein: protein MPLRVDYRASLSLVGSVLKYLSVPLAIPLVVGLAYGESVAPFLVTMLVTVAVGWGLERLRPDPDIGAREGFLMVAATWLAVSVVGAVPYLVEAHGLPPVVPAAAPASTLANPANALFESMSGFTTTGATVLGRISLDAHGHGIMLWRQLTQWLGGMGIVVLAVAILPELSVGGAQLMDAEAPGPGIEKLTPRIAETARALWGAYLGFTVLEAILLYALHLGGMADAMTAYNAVSHALTTMPTGGFSPAARSIEAFSAAVQWLVIPFMIAAGTNFALFWHALTGDPKRLPGDTEFRFYVGVVAVLTGLVAALLFVGEGLVEFVGTGASFDSAYLAGVRATLIGEVEPALRHATFQVVSIVTTTGYASIDFNTWSGPAQYLLLFAMFVGGSAGSTGGGIKIVRWYVILKSLRRELFTTAHPDAVRPVRLGGRTVDERAIRGIYGFTLLYLVIFFVATILVFLDASRTGLSLSVLEAMSAVAATLGNVGPGFGLVGPMGSYLDFSAASKLFMIALMWLGRLEILPVLVLLTPEYWQQ from the coding sequence TTGCCCCTCCGTGTCGACTACCGGGCGAGTCTGAGCCTCGTCGGGAGCGTCCTCAAGTACCTGTCGGTGCCGCTGGCGATCCCGCTGGTCGTGGGGCTCGCCTACGGCGAGTCGGTCGCGCCGTTTCTCGTCACCATGCTGGTGACCGTCGCGGTCGGTTGGGGGCTCGAACGCCTGCGCCCCGATCCCGACATCGGCGCCCGCGAGGGGTTCCTGATGGTCGCGGCGACGTGGCTGGCGGTGTCGGTCGTCGGCGCCGTGCCGTACCTGGTCGAGGCCCACGGACTGCCCCCCGTGGTCCCCGCGGCCGCCCCGGCGTCGACGCTCGCGAACCCCGCGAACGCCCTGTTCGAGAGCATGAGCGGCTTCACGACCACCGGCGCGACCGTCCTCGGACGGATCTCGCTGGACGCCCACGGCCACGGGATCATGCTGTGGCGACAGCTCACCCAGTGGCTCGGCGGCATGGGCATCGTCGTCCTCGCGGTGGCCATCCTCCCGGAGCTCTCGGTCGGTGGGGCGCAGTTGATGGACGCGGAGGCGCCGGGGCCGGGCATCGAGAAGCTGACGCCCCGCATCGCGGAGACGGCGCGGGCGCTCTGGGGGGCGTACCTCGGATTCACCGTCCTCGAAGCGATCCTGCTCTACGCCCTCCACCTCGGCGGGATGGCGGACGCGATGACCGCGTACAACGCCGTCTCGCACGCACTGACGACGATGCCGACCGGTGGTTTCTCGCCCGCGGCCCGGAGCATCGAGGCCTTCTCCGCGGCGGTCCAGTGGCTCGTCATCCCCTTCATGATCGCCGCGGGGACCAACTTCGCGCTGTTCTGGCACGCGCTCACCGGCGATCCGAAGCGCCTCCCCGGCGACACGGAGTTCCGGTTCTACGTGGGCGTCGTCGCGGTCCTGACGGGGCTCGTCGCCGCCCTGCTGTTCGTCGGCGAGGGGCTGGTCGAGTTCGTCGGCACGGGCGCCTCGTTCGACTCCGCGTACCTCGCCGGCGTCCGCGCGACGCTGATCGGCGAGGTCGAACCGGCGCTCAGACACGCGACCTTCCAGGTCGTCTCCATCGTGACCACCACCGGCTACGCCAGTATCGACTTCAACACGTGGAGCGGGCCGGCGCAGTACCTGCTCCTCTTTGCCATGTTCGTCGGCGGCTCCGCCGGATCGACCGGCGGCGGGATCAAGATCGTCCGGTGGTACGTGATCCTGAAGTCGCTTCGCCGGGAGCTGTTCACCACGGCCCACCCCGACGCCGTTCGGCCGGTTCGCCTCGGCGGCCGGACGGTCGACGAGCGGGCGATCCGTGGCATCTACGGGTTCACGCTCCTCTATCTCGTGATCTTCTTCGTCGCGACGATCCTGGTCTTCCTCGACGCCAGTCGAACCGGCCTCTCGCTGTCGGTGCTGGAGGCGATGAGCGCCGTGGCCGCCACCCTCGGCAACGTCGGTCCGGGGTTCGGCCTCGTCGGCCCGATGGGGAGTTACCTCGACTTCTCGGCGGCGTCGAAGCTGTTCATGATCGCGCTGATGTGGCTCGGCCGGCTGGAGATCCTCCCCGTGCTGGTGCTGCTGACGCCCGAATACTGGCAGCAGTGA